A DNA window from Aspergillus nidulans FGSC A4 chromosome V contains the following coding sequences:
- a CDS encoding acyl-CoA carboxylase subunit beta (transcript_id=CADANIAT00003832) codes for MATESTYPVISSRLDLRAKHLQQNKADWGDILIRFEEALKHVAAEGNEVSLNRHQSRGQLLPRDRVALLLDQDTPFLELGAFAGFENPNSTPCANLIAGIGNVSGRPCLLMSHIPTQSGGAWNEMTVLKVNRMMEIAFENDLPLISLVQSAGVFLPQQFRVFHKGGQLFRDLAVRTQHGKPSCAIVFGSSTAGGAYHPALSDYTIFVENQAQAFLGGPPLVKMATGEVIGAEELGGANVHATVTGLADQIAIDEFDAIVKAREWVSTLRERAVPLHSLLSPAEPRYPAQDLLYLVNPDIRKPFDMLEVLLRIVDDSRLSMFKPKYGTNMINAWAHILGFPVGIVANQISVINPNEAAKTAQFIRMCNQENTPIIFLHNVTGFMVGAKAEHAGIIKMGAQLVSAVSCSTVPHISIIVGASYGAGNYAMCGRAYKPRFIFTWPTGRCSVMGPDQLSGVMETVQLQSAKSKGKVLEPTLLKKQVESFRQSAARDSECYATSSMLIDDGIIDPRDTRDVLGMCLEVVNLNGVKGTETHHLLARI; via the exons ATGGCGACAGAATCGACATACCCAGTTATATCCTCCCGCCTGGACCTAAGGGCCAAGCATCTGCAACAGAACAAGGCCGACTGGGGCGACATCCTTATTCGCTTTGAGGAAGCTTTGAAGCATGTTGCCGCTGAGGGAAATGAGGTCTCTCTAAATCGTCATCAATCAAGGGGACAGCTATTAC CAAGAGATCGAGTGGCACTTCTTCTAGACCAAGACACGCCATTTCTGGAACTCGGTGCCTTTGCAGGATTTGAGAACCCTAATTCAACGCCGTGTGCGAACCTGATTGCTGGAATTGGCAATGTTAG TGGCCGGCCGTGTCTCCTTATGTCCCACATACCAACGCAAAGTGGAGGCGCGTGGAATGAGATGACTG TTCTTAAAGTAAACCGCATGATGGAAATTGCGTTTGAAAACGACTTGCCCCTGATCTCACTCGTGCAATCG GCCGGGGTCTTTCTCCCCCAGCAGTTCCGCGTCTTCCACAAGGGAGGTCAGCTCTTCCGGGACCTGGCGGTGCGCACGCAGCACGGAAAGCCATCCTGTGCCATTGTCTTTGGCTCCTCTACAGCGGGGGGAGCTTATCATCCTGCGCTGTCAGACTATACCATTTTCGTGGAGAACCAGGCGCAGGCTTTCCTGGGAGGACCCCCTCTTGTGAAAATGGCTACAGGAGAAGTTATTGGCGCCGAAGAGTTGGGAGGAGCGAACGTCCACGCGACAGTCACGGGTCTGGCCGACCAAATTGCCATTGACGA GTTCGACGCCATCGTGAAGGCTCGAGAGTGGGTTTCAACCCTACGAGAGCGAGCAGTGCCTCTCCATAGCTTATTATCGCCTGCTGAGCCCCGATATCCAGCCCAGGACCTCCTTTATCTTGTTAATCCTGATATTCGGAAGCCGTTCGACATGTTGGAAGTGTTGTTGCGGATTGTTGATGATTCGCGCCTGTCCATGTTCAAGCCCAAGTACGGCACGAACATGATCAACGCGTGGGCTCATATTCTAG GATTTCCCGTGGGAATCGTCGCAAATCAAATCTCCGTCATCAATCCTAATGAAGCCGCCAAAACCGCGCAGTTCATTCGGATGTGCAACCAGGA AAACACTCCCATCATTTTTCTCCACAACGTCACCGGCTTTATGGTCGGAGCCAAGGCCGAGCACGCCGGCATCATCAAGATGGGCGCTCAGCTCGTCTCGGCTGTGAGCTGCTCTACTGTGCCTCACATCTCCATCATCGTAGGCGCGTCCTACGGAGCCGGTAATTATGCCATGTGCGGAAGAGCCTATAAGCCTCGCTTCATCTTTACCTGGCCCACGGGCCGGTGCAGCGTCATGGGCCCAGATCAGCTATCCGGGGTAATGGAGACTGTGCAGCTTCAGAGCGCCAAGTCTAAAGGTAAGGTCCTGGAGCCGACCTTGCTGAAGAAACAGGTAGAGAGTTTCCGCCAGAGTGCGGCGCGGGATAGTGAGTGCTACGCGACCAGTTCCATGCTCATTGATGATGGCATCATTGACCCGAGGGACACGAGGGACGTTCTAGGGATGTGCCTCGAGGTCGTCAATTTGAATGGGGTCAAGGGAACGGAGACACATCATCTTTTAGCTAGAATTTAG